Proteins encoded in a region of the Natator depressus isolate rNatDep1 chromosome 23, rNatDep2.hap1, whole genome shotgun sequence genome:
- the RINL gene encoding ras and Rab interactor-like protein yields the protein MPHLSAEEDVDPSGAGDNDSRLQRLLQNGQCQAPAGDPPSPPLTILDRLLLTQGLWQLLSLGPEQATELLRMQPPGTFLVTGAGSGELKVLSVQSSGEGHHAGAVCRFHIKEGGSAVSLEGSQLRFLGLLELVAFLSVSRDVLPLPLQLPAALQHLGRAELNSCAALGMRFWSPPFKPSATGEEEEENMGSSPESPKPPEMSGPACCIRVTSEDGALCIINPLFLSEHSSEGWLPTGVPPPFHLPERGGTIRLKNGQGPGLLDKPPAPADAEMGQLGAPEPGKEGEPGKAGDAPPASVKRKLLLRRPAWNMSEDQVSLPPTERQEGPASPHRVSWIEGALDAPWALKKSHSESSLLGPRDSLLLPPIPELDSLSVSSVEEEPDAHPGTPRKKHQSAALSGRVLHRLSAVGSALTSFLSAERRLAKRVQELTQEPASYVGGLVQNFVGHVLRGGAARHPTSTDLLQEIRQMISSLKGYLCESSELQDAWEYGDLEDVDLGSLVETALHKCVLKPLRDCIYGQLLEFHSRDGSLQKLRDHQLTMGRQSLAELGVTANVPDAPALERIQAKLVQMHQAYSPKKKEAQLLKACKLIYEAMNHGTGGKEVYGADDFLPVLTYVLVKCDIVSVQLDVEYMMELLDPSQLQGEGGYYLTTWFGALYHISNFQSAMVTRQISLEAQDSIHQWQRRRTIHHNQHSRCRSQDILYVSFQEPFANQKAIPVPTHMTAASVCVVCGKKYGVPNPEAYGLFLVTDSTSRLLAEDSHPQQIRSASLKSHSASSCFVYKLKREEQEAPSEGDGPAPAQEPI from the exons ATGCCTCACTTGTCTGCTGAAGAAGATGTCGATCCTTCGGGGGCTGGGGACAATGATAGCCG CCTTCAGCGTCTGCTGCAgaatggccagtgccaggccccGGCGGGAGACCCGCCCTCGCCCCCCCTGACCATCCTGGACAGGCTCCTGCTGacccaggggctctggcagctgctcagCCTGGGCCCGGAGCAAGCCACCGAGCTGCTGAGGATGCAGCCGCCTGGG acgtTCCTGGTGACCGGCGCGGGGAGCGGGGAGCTCAAGGTACTGTCGGTGCAGAGCAGCGGAGAGGGGCACCACGCCGGAGCCGTCTGCCGTTTCCACATCAAGGAGGGTGGCTCGG ctgtTTCCCTGGAAGGGTCCCAACTGCGTTTCCTGGGGCTCCTGGAACTGGTCGCCTTCCTCTCCGTGAGCAG GGACGTGCTGCCCCTCCCGCTGCAGCTCCCGGCTGCCTTGCAACACCTCGGCAGGGCTGAGCTGAACAGCTGTGCGGCCCTGGGCATGA ggttctggagtcctcCCTTTAAGCCATCGGCCACaggcgaggaggaggaagagaacatGGGGTCCAGCCCCGAGTCCCCCAAACCCCCGGAGATGAGCGGCCCGGCCTGCTGCATCCGGGTGACGTCGGAGGATGGGGCGCTCTGCATCATCAACCCTCTCTTCCTGTCGGAGCACAGCAGCGAGGGCTGGCTCCCCACTGGGGTGCCGCCCCCGTTCCACCTGCCCGAGAGAGGGGGCACCATCCGGCTGAAAAATGGGCAGGGCCCTGGCCTGTTGGACAAGCCACCAGCGCCTGCCGACGCCGAGATGGGCCAGTTGGGAGCCCCGGAGCCCGGGAAGGAGGGGGAGCCGGGCAAAG cAGGCGATGCCCCACCGGCCTCGGTGAAACGGAAATTGCTACTACGCCGTCCGGCCTGGAACATGTCGGAGGACCAGGTGTCCCTGCCGCCGACCGAGAGGCAGGAGGGCCCGGCCTCCCCGCACCGGGTCTCTTGGATCGAGGGGGCCTTGGACGCCCCCTGGGCGCTGAAGAAGTCCCACTCAGAGTCCTCGCTGCTGGGCCCCCGGGACAGCCTGCTCCTGCCGCCCATCCCCGAGCTGGACTCGCTGTCGGTCAGCAGCGTGGAAGAGGAGCCCGACGCCCACCCGGGCACGCCCCGCAAGAAGCACCAGTCAGCCGCGCTGTCAGGCCGGGTCCTGCACCGGCTGTCGGCCGTGGGCAGCGCCCTGACCAGCTTCCTCTCGGCCGAGCGCCGGCTGGCCAAGCGGGTCCAGGAGCTGACGCAGGAGCCGGCCTCCTACGTCGGGGGCCTGGTGCAGAACTTCGTGGGGCACgtgctgcggggcggggcggccCGGCACCCCACCAGCACCGACCTGCTGCAGGAGATCCGCCAGATGATCAGCAGCCTCAAGGGCTACCTGTGCGAGAGCTCGGAGCTGCAGGACGCCTGGGAGTACGGGGACCTCGAGGACGTGGACCTGG gCTCCCTGGTGGAGACGGCCCTGCACAAGTGCGTCCTGAAGCCGCTGCGGGACTGCATCTACGGCCAGCTCCTGGAGTTTCACAGCCGGGACGGGAGTCTGCAGAAGCTGCGCGACCACCAACTGACCATGGGCCGCCAGAGCCTGGCGGAGCTGGGGGTGACGGCCAACGTCCCCGACGCCCCGGCCCTCGAGCGCATCCAGGCCAAGCTGGTCCAGATGCACCAGGCCTACTCGCCCAAGAAGAAGGAGGCCCAGCTGCTCAAGGCCTGCAAGCTGATCTACGAGGCCATGAACCACGGCACGGGTGGCAAGG AGGTCTACGGGGCGGACgacttcctgcctgtcctgacctATGTCCTGGTGAAGTGCGACATCGTCTCGGTGCAGCTGGACGTCGAGTACATGATGGAGCTGCTGGACCCCAGCCAGCTGCAGGGAGAAG gCGGCTACTACCTCACCACCTGGTTCGGGGCTCTTTACCACATCAGCAACTTCCAGTCGGCCATGGTGACCCGGCAAATCAGCCTAGAAGCGCAGGACTCCATCCACCAGTGGCAGCGTCGGCGTACCATCCACCACAACCAACACAGCCGGTGCCGCTCCCAG GACATCCTCTACGTCTCCTTCCAAGAGCCCTTTGCGAACCAGAAGGCCATCCCCGTCCCCACCCACATGACAGCGGCCTCAGTGTGTGTGGTCTGCGGCAAGAAATATGGCGTCCCCAACCCGGAGGCCTATGGTCTTTTCCTGGTGACGGACAGCACCTCCCGGCTCCTGGCGGAGGACAGCCACCCCCAGCAGATCCGCTCAGCATCCCTCAAATCCCACAGCGCCTCCAGCTGCTTTGTTTACAAGCTGAAAAGAGAGGAGCAGGAAGCCCCGTCTGAGGGCGACGGCCCGGCTCCTGCTCAGGAACCAATATAA